In Candidatus Desulforudis audaxviator MP104C, a genomic segment contains:
- a CDS encoding histidine triad nucleotide-binding protein has protein sequence MQDCIFCRIVNREIPADVVYEDEHLLAFKDINPVAPVHLLFIPKRHIPTLFDLQDGDERLLGLLQKAAVQVARDLGLEERGFRLVTNCQEDGGQYVFHVHYHLLAGRELNWPPG, from the coding sequence TTGCAGGACTGTATCTTCTGCCGGATCGTGAACCGGGAAATTCCGGCGGATGTGGTTTACGAGGATGAACACCTCCTGGCTTTTAAGGACATAAACCCGGTGGCTCCTGTACACCTGCTTTTTATTCCGAAGCGGCACATCCCGACCCTGTTTGATCTTCAGGACGGAGACGAACGGTTGCTGGGGCTGCTCCAGAAGGCGGCCGTACAGGTGGCCCGTGACTTGGGCCTCGAAGAGCGGGGCTTTAGACTTGTCACCAACTGCCAGGAAGACGGGGGACAATACGTCTTCCATGTTCACTACCATCTTCTTGCAGGACGGGAATTGAACTGGCCTCCCGGCTAA
- a CDS encoding PhoH family protein — protein MAEQVEKRIAVPDPRVAAAIIGNYDEHLAILEDDLGVRVVLRNGEMILFGTPEQVAEGQEVIRQLEAFFLERRDLTPSDVKYIINSVRVGEQAGLAGLARDVILTTPRGKPVRPKTLGQQRYVRAMSEKDVVFSIGPAGTGKTYLAVVMAVRALRNKEVGRLILTRPAVEAGEKLGFLPGDLQEKVDPYLRPLYDSLFDVLGVENTRRYLDRHIIEIAPLAYMRGRTLEDAFIILDEAQNTTPEQMKMFLTRMGFGSRAVITGDITQIDLPRGQASGLIEAEEVLSGTAGIEFVYLTGADTVRHALVIKIVEAYERAGRLKEE, from the coding sequence TTGGCGGAACAGGTTGAAAAGAGAATTGCGGTTCCGGATCCCCGGGTGGCGGCCGCCATTATCGGGAACTACGATGAACACCTGGCGATTCTGGAGGACGATCTGGGGGTGCGCGTAGTCCTGCGCAACGGGGAAATGATTCTTTTCGGCACCCCGGAGCAGGTGGCTGAAGGACAGGAGGTCATCCGCCAATTGGAGGCCTTCTTCCTGGAGCGCCGCGACTTGACGCCTTCCGACGTCAAGTATATCATCAATAGCGTACGTGTCGGGGAGCAGGCCGGCCTGGCGGGCCTGGCGCGCGACGTGATCCTGACCACTCCCCGGGGCAAGCCGGTGCGACCCAAGACGCTGGGACAGCAGAGATACGTCCGGGCCATGTCCGAAAAGGACGTGGTTTTTTCCATCGGCCCGGCCGGGACCGGGAAGACCTACCTGGCCGTGGTGATGGCGGTGCGGGCGCTGCGCAACAAGGAAGTGGGCCGTCTGATCCTGACCCGGCCGGCCGTGGAGGCCGGCGAGAAACTGGGGTTCTTGCCCGGAGACCTTCAGGAGAAGGTCGACCCGTATCTGCGTCCCCTGTACGACAGCCTGTTTGATGTGCTGGGTGTGGAAAACACCCGGCGTTACCTGGACCGGCACATTATCGAAATCGCCCCCCTGGCCTACATGCGGGGACGGACGCTCGAGGACGCCTTCATTATCCTGGATGAGGCGCAAAACACCACCCCGGAGCAGATGAAGATGTTCCTGACCCGGATGGGTTTCGGGTCCCGGGCGGTGATCACCGGTGACATCACCCAGATCGATTTGCCCAGGGGACAAGCCTCCGGGCTGATCGAGGCCGAAGAGGTGCTCTCGGGGACCGCCGGGATCGAGTTTGTATACCTGACCGGGGCCGACACAGTCCGTCACGCGCTGGTGATCAAGATCGTGGAAGCCTATGAGCGGGCCGGGAGGCTGAAAGAGGAGTGA
- the yqfC gene encoding sporulation protein YqfC, whose amino-acid sequence MGWREVRKKMRRTVADILEIPGEIALDLPKIILVGNVQVIIENHRGIVEYTTESVRVIVPAGEVSLRGRNLVLRNILPDELCVEGEIESLSFT is encoded by the coding sequence ATGGGTTGGCGCGAGGTGCGAAAAAAGATGCGGCGGACCGTGGCCGACATTCTGGAAATACCCGGCGAAATCGCCCTGGACCTGCCCAAGATCATCCTGGTGGGCAATGTCCAGGTGATCATCGAGAATCACCGCGGCATTGTGGAGTATACCACGGAGTCGGTGCGGGTGATAGTGCCGGCTGGTGAAGTCAGCTTGCGGGGAAGGAATCTGGTTTTGCGCAACATCCTGCCGGACGAACTGTGCGTCGAGGGAGAAATCGAGAGCTTAAGCTTCACCTAA
- the prmA gene encoding 50S ribosomal protein L11 methyltransferase, which produces MFWLEIDVVVADEHRDVVSNVFFELGSGVQEEPASIHSGATLIRGWFPVDDQQPEQKVLVIRRWVENITGQPVRMEVRRASDRDWTIAWREGLKPFRVGERLVIKPTWEDFQPGAEDLVIEIDPGLAFGCGTHPTTAMCLKLLERYVRPGMVVLDVGTGSGILAIAAALLGAATVWAVDEDPLAVRTAGENVARHNLTGRVRVRSGNLLDELSEPADLVVANIVAEVLTELCPAAATALEPGGFFIVSGILDKREDIVRRALAANDFRIESRLAEGEWVALAGVKE; this is translated from the coding sequence TTGTTCTGGCTTGAAATCGACGTAGTGGTGGCAGACGAGCACCGGGATGTGGTCAGCAACGTTTTTTTTGAACTGGGGAGCGGGGTCCAGGAAGAACCTGCTTCCATTCATTCTGGGGCGACTTTGATCCGGGGCTGGTTCCCGGTGGACGACCAACAGCCGGAACAGAAAGTGCTGGTGATCCGCCGATGGGTCGAAAACATCACCGGGCAGCCGGTGCGGATGGAGGTCCGCCGGGCCAGCGACCGGGACTGGACGATAGCTTGGCGGGAAGGCCTCAAACCCTTCCGGGTCGGGGAACGCCTGGTGATCAAGCCCACCTGGGAAGATTTCCAACCGGGTGCGGAAGACCTGGTGATCGAGATCGACCCCGGCCTGGCCTTCGGTTGCGGTACTCACCCGACCACGGCTATGTGCCTGAAGCTGCTGGAGCGCTACGTGCGACCGGGGATGGTTGTCCTGGACGTGGGCACCGGTTCGGGAATCCTGGCCATTGCCGCGGCGCTTCTGGGTGCCGCGACGGTTTGGGCGGTGGATGAGGACCCGCTGGCCGTGCGCACGGCCGGCGAAAACGTGGCCCGGCACAACCTGACGGGCCGGGTGCGCGTCCGGAGCGGCAACCTATTGGACGAGTTGTCCGAACCGGCCGATCTGGTGGTGGCGAACATCGTGGCCGAGGTGTTGACCGAGTTATGTCCGGCCGCGGCCACCGCGCTAGAGCCGGGAGGATTTTTCATTGTCAGCGGTATTCTGGACAAACGGGAAGACATAGTCCGCCGGGCGCTGGCGGCCAATGATTTTCGGATCGAGTCCCGCCTGGCTGAAGGGGAATGGGTGGCCCTGGCGGGGGTGAAAGAGTGA
- the ybeY gene encoding rRNA maturation RNase YbeY, with protein sequence MTVVINNLQDTVPVDEHLMALITRAVESALAGGDRRRVEVSVALVDDEYIHDLNRRFRGQDRPTDVLSFPMGEEEPGAGDEPGVLLLGDVVISLPAAARQAAEYGHGLDREVARLAVHGTLHLLGYDHEQDEDASRMQEREDAVLAVLGKRGTVPWEKGDSPPFSADTELVERALAARQNAYAPYSGFRVGAALQVRGDRVFTGCNVENASYGLTVCAERVAVVSAVAAGAREFTALAVAGDGEDPALPCGACLQVLSEFAPHLRLLLANARGEFAVRTLPELLPKAFQLHRRGDTPQPTS encoded by the coding sequence ATGACCGTCGTAATAAACAACTTACAGGACACAGTTCCGGTTGACGAGCACCTGATGGCCCTGATCACCAGAGCCGTGGAGTCGGCACTGGCCGGGGGGGACAGGCGGCGGGTCGAAGTGAGTGTCGCCCTGGTGGATGATGAATACATTCACGACCTGAACCGGCGGTTCCGGGGGCAGGATCGCCCCACCGACGTGTTATCCTTCCCAATGGGCGAAGAGGAACCCGGTGCCGGAGATGAGCCGGGTGTGCTGCTCCTGGGCGACGTGGTGATCTCCCTGCCGGCGGCGGCGCGTCAGGCTGCCGAATACGGTCACGGGCTGGACCGGGAGGTCGCCCGGTTGGCCGTGCACGGTACCCTCCACCTCCTGGGCTATGACCATGAACAGGATGAGGACGCGAGCCGGATGCAGGAACGCGAAGACGCCGTTCTCGCCGTGCTGGGAAAAAGGGGAACAGTCCCCTGGGAAAAGGGGGACAGTCCTCCTTTTTCCGCCGATACCGAACTTGTCGAACGGGCCCTGGCGGCCCGTCAAAACGCCTATGCGCCCTACTCCGGATTCCGGGTGGGGGCGGCGCTCCAGGTCCGGGGTGACCGGGTGTTCACCGGGTGCAACGTGGAAAACGCTTCGTACGGCCTCACGGTCTGTGCCGAGCGGGTGGCCGTGGTTTCGGCCGTGGCCGCCGGGGCCCGGGAATTCACGGCCCTGGCGGTGGCCGGGGACGGAGAAGACCCCGCTCTTCCCTGCGGCGCCTGCCTCCAGGTGTTGAGTGAGTTCGCGCCGCACCTCCGCCTGCTTCTGGCCAACGCCCGCGGCGAGTTCGCAGTGCGGACCCTCCCCGAACTCCTGCCGAAAGCGTTCCAACTCCACCGCCGGGGTGACACCCCGCAGCCGACATCATGA
- the yqfD gene encoding sporulation protein YqfD — protein MFVLKILAYLFGYVTMVVNGRTLERFINLATRRGIYFWDIRRLDEDRILIKARLSGVKPLRHIARDTGSRFRIERRFGLPFFLGRARRRKTLALGVVFFLTALYVLSSFVWFVEVEGNVKVGEHEILQAAREAGFYRGAPKWRFEVFAVEEKIKERLPAVAWVGLEIRGTRALITVAEKKFLPPDHDGPSDILAAKAGLVRDVLVLSGQAVVREGDTVFPGQLLISGEIWPPEALDPQGAILNVEPRLVRARGIVNARVWYEAYGESALVEHAQRPTGREERRVAVRLMGRQVVVSGPRKDPFPSFEASETVWTGPGWRNYTLPVEVITTVFRETRLHLVRHRREEALRLATEQAREILKERVPPEAEVLQQRVDLVDTGTAEELIRVRIIVETLEDIGVEKPRS, from the coding sequence GTGTTTGTATTGAAGATTCTGGCTTACCTGTTCGGCTACGTAACCATGGTGGTCAACGGGCGGACCTTGGAGCGGTTTATCAACCTGGCGACCAGAAGGGGCATCTATTTCTGGGATATCCGGCGGCTGGACGAGGACCGGATCCTGATTAAGGCCCGGTTGAGCGGCGTCAAACCTCTGCGTCACATCGCCCGGGACACGGGCAGCCGGTTCAGAATCGAGAGGCGGTTCGGTCTGCCCTTCTTCCTGGGCCGGGCCCGGCGCCGGAAGACGCTGGCCCTGGGCGTGGTCTTTTTCCTGACCGCGCTGTATGTTCTGTCTTCTTTTGTGTGGTTCGTCGAGGTTGAGGGGAATGTTAAGGTCGGGGAGCACGAAATTCTCCAAGCCGCCCGGGAAGCCGGTTTTTACCGCGGCGCACCCAAGTGGCGTTTCGAGGTGTTCGCGGTGGAAGAGAAGATCAAGGAGCGGCTCCCCGCGGTGGCCTGGGTCGGCCTGGAAATCAGGGGTACGCGGGCGCTGATCACGGTGGCCGAAAAGAAATTCCTGCCGCCCGACCACGACGGGCCCTCCGATATCCTGGCGGCCAAGGCCGGCCTGGTGCGGGATGTACTGGTCTTAAGCGGCCAGGCGGTCGTCCGGGAGGGGGATACGGTTTTCCCCGGACAGCTCCTGATCTCGGGGGAAATCTGGCCCCCGGAGGCGCTTGATCCCCAGGGGGCGATTCTTAACGTTGAGCCTCGCCTCGTAAGGGCTCGGGGGATCGTCAACGCCCGGGTCTGGTACGAGGCCTACGGGGAATCGGCCCTTGTGGAGCATGCGCAAAGACCCACCGGCCGGGAAGAACGGCGCGTGGCCGTACGGCTCATGGGACGGCAGGTGGTGGTCTCCGGACCCCGCAAAGACCCTTTTCCGAGCTTTGAAGCGTCGGAAACGGTATGGACGGGGCCGGGCTGGAGGAATTACACCCTGCCTGTCGAAGTAATCACCACGGTTTTCCGGGAAACGAGGCTCCACCTGGTGCGCCACAGGCGGGAGGAAGCGCTGCGGCTGGCCACCGAACAGGCCCGCGAGATACTGAAGGAACGGGTGCCGCCGGAGGCGGAGGTGCTGCAACAGCGGGTCGACCTGGTGGACACCGGGACCGCCGAGGAGTTGATTAGGGTCCGGATCATCGTGGAAACCCTGGAGGACATCGGCGTGGAAAAACCGCGCTCGTAG
- a CDS encoding 16S rRNA (uracil(1498)-N(3))-methyltransferase produces the protein MRIPRVFVPPGRWRGREEAWITGDDARHLTRVLRLAAGSELLLLDGSGRAYAAEIREVDRDGVRAVITGPAELPADPGLRVTLVPSLAKGDRMEDLVQKATEVGVAAIVPVISERTVVRLTPEKAGRRVERWRRIATEAAEQCRRPLVPDVHGVCRFEDALKRLPAGGAAFFLWEEERGTGLKQALRSRAPVREVFLFTGPEGGFTPEEAAAATARGAVSVSLGPRLLRTDTAGVVAVALVLYEWGDIG, from the coding sequence GTGAGAATCCCGCGGGTTTTCGTACCTCCCGGCCGCTGGCGGGGCCGGGAGGAAGCCTGGATCACGGGGGACGACGCCCGGCACCTGACCCGGGTGCTGCGGCTGGCCGCCGGGTCCGAGTTGCTCCTGCTGGATGGGTCGGGCCGGGCGTATGCAGCCGAGATCCGGGAGGTGGACCGGGACGGGGTGCGGGCCGTGATCACCGGCCCCGCGGAACTGCCGGCCGACCCCGGGCTACGGGTGACCCTGGTGCCGTCCCTGGCCAAGGGCGACCGAATGGAAGATTTGGTGCAGAAGGCCACCGAGGTTGGGGTGGCGGCGATTGTCCCCGTCATTTCCGAACGGACGGTGGTGCGCCTGACGCCGGAGAAAGCCGGTCGGCGCGTGGAACGCTGGCGCCGCATCGCCACCGAGGCTGCCGAGCAGTGCCGGCGGCCCCTGGTGCCCGACGTGCACGGGGTGTGCCGTTTTGAGGATGCCCTGAAGCGGTTGCCCGCCGGGGGCGCGGCCTTTTTCCTCTGGGAGGAGGAGCGCGGTACCGGATTGAAACAGGCCCTGCGGTCCAGGGCGCCGGTCCGGGAGGTCTTCTTGTTCACCGGCCCGGAGGGCGGCTTCACCCCCGAAGAGGCGGCCGCGGCCACCGCCCGCGGCGCGGTTTCCGTCTCTCTGGGCCCGCGCCTCTTGCGGACGGACACGGCCGGCGTGGTGGCGGTGGCGCTGGTGCTCTACGAGTGGGGAGACATCGGTTAA
- the mtaB gene encoding tRNA (N(6)-L-threonylcarbamoyladenosine(37)-C(2))-methylthiotransferase MtaB has protein sequence MKKVAFYTLGCKVNQAETQGLAALFRDRGYKVIPFEETADVYVVNTCTVTREGDRKSRQVVRRAVRANPEALVVVTGCYAQVAPEEAGAIPGVSLVIGTSGRERIVDLVEQAAARCPVPAEKKGPGPFLAVGDIEQAREFEDLPGTADPGRTRAFIKVQEGCRDFCTYCIVPYARGPLRSRPPERVLELARGLVDRGYSELVLTGVNLGAYGRDLGTENLPGLVRRLVRIPGLARLRLSSVEPNEITRELVEAVAENPVCAPHFHIPLQSGSDSVLSRMGRRYSTGEFTGLVDMVRARVPEVAVTADVMVGFPGETAAEHRESLEYVRRIGFAGLHVFVYSPRRGTPAASFPDPVPYRVKKERSREMLALGRELRDRFASRYRGRTVEVLVESVSGGVASGYTPNYLRVFFKNGPELAGRIVKVYADGAEQGNLRGIIHTEEGFSEASVK, from the coding sequence GTGAAGAAGGTCGCTTTTTACACGTTGGGCTGCAAAGTTAACCAGGCCGAGACGCAGGGGCTGGCCGCCCTTTTCCGGGACCGCGGTTATAAGGTCATCCCTTTCGAGGAAACGGCGGACGTGTACGTGGTGAACACCTGTACGGTGACCCGCGAGGGGGACCGCAAATCACGGCAGGTCGTGCGCCGGGCGGTACGGGCTAATCCCGAGGCGCTGGTCGTGGTCACGGGCTGCTACGCCCAGGTTGCTCCGGAAGAGGCGGGCGCCATCCCCGGGGTGAGTCTGGTCATCGGCACGTCCGGCCGGGAGCGGATCGTGGACCTGGTGGAGCAGGCCGCCGCCCGGTGCCCCGTACCCGCCGAAAAAAAGGGGCCTGGCCCCTTTTTGGCAGTGGGGGATATTGAGCAGGCCCGGGAATTCGAAGATTTGCCGGGAACAGCCGATCCGGGCCGGACCCGGGCCTTCATCAAGGTGCAGGAGGGCTGCCGTGATTTCTGCACCTACTGCATCGTGCCTTACGCCCGCGGGCCCCTGCGTTCCCGGCCTCCGGAGCGGGTGCTTGAGCTGGCCCGCGGGTTGGTGGACCGGGGGTACTCCGAACTGGTGCTCACCGGGGTCAACCTCGGGGCCTACGGCCGCGACCTCGGCACGGAGAACCTGCCGGGTCTGGTGCGCCGCCTGGTCCGGATTCCGGGACTCGCCCGGTTGCGGCTGAGTTCGGTGGAGCCGAACGAGATCACCCGGGAACTGGTCGAGGCGGTGGCGGAAAACCCAGTGTGCGCCCCGCATTTCCACATTCCGCTGCAGAGCGGGAGTGACTCGGTCCTCTCCAGGATGGGGCGGCGTTATTCAACCGGGGAGTTTACCGGCCTGGTCGACATGGTTCGTGCCAGGGTGCCGGAGGTGGCCGTAACCGCCGACGTCATGGTCGGTTTCCCGGGGGAAACCGCCGCCGAACACCGGGAGAGCTTAGAATATGTGCGCCGGATCGGTTTTGCCGGACTGCACGTTTTTGTCTATTCCCCGCGCCGGGGGACTCCCGCGGCCTCCTTCCCGGACCCGGTGCCCTACCGCGTCAAGAAGGAGCGCAGCCGGGAGATGCTGGCGCTGGGCCGTGAGTTGCGGGACCGGTTTGCTTCCCGCTACCGGGGGCGGACGGTGGAGGTGCTGGTGGAGTCTGTTTCCGGCGGCGTCGCTAGCGGCTATACCCCAAATTATTTGCGGGTATTCTTCAAAAACGGACCCGAGCTTGCGGGGCGGATCGTAAAAGTGTATGCTGACGGTGCAGAACAGGGGAATTTAAGGGGAATAATTCATACCGAGGAAGGATTCTCAGAGGCGAGTGTCAAATAA
- the rpsU gene encoding 30S ribosomal protein S21, with amino-acid sequence MAEVRVGKNETLDSALRRFKRTCQRAGVFAEARKHEHYEKPSVKRKKKSEAARRRKRSF; translated from the coding sequence GTGGCGGAAGTCAGAGTCGGAAAGAACGAGACTCTGGACAGCGCTCTACGGCGTTTCAAACGCACGTGCCAGCGGGCCGGGGTTTTTGCCGAAGCCAGAAAGCACGAACACTACGAGAAGCCCAGTGTAAAACGGAAGAAAAAGTCCGAAGCGGCGCGCAGGCGCAAGCGCTCATTTTAA
- the dnaJ gene encoding molecular chaperone DnaJ, protein MNKRDYYEVLGVARDASQDDIKKAYRKLARKYHPDANKDDPKAADKFKEIAEAAAVLGDPERRAQYDRFGHAGPEGQGFNFEDIFRGGFGGFGGFGDIFEMFFGGGQSRYGPQRGQDLRYDLRLTFREAVFGIEREIKIPRTETCERCDGTGAAPGTHPETCPLCRGRGQVSITQQTPFGRFVQTRPCERCRGAGRIVATPCPECRGAGQVRKMRSLKVKVPAGVDDDFRLRLVGEGEAGVRGGPPGDLYVYISVEPDGFFEREGHQIHCELPISFVQAALGDEVEVPTLDGPTTIRIPEGTQTGTTFRLRNRGVPHLNGGGRGDQMVRVRVITPTKLNEKQKDILREFGREAGNRLHAEEKGFFKKLKDAFMG, encoded by the coding sequence ATGAACAAGCGCGACTACTACGAGGTGCTGGGAGTGGCGCGGGACGCCTCCCAGGATGACATAAAAAAAGCCTACCGCAAACTGGCGCGCAAGTACCATCCGGACGCGAACAAAGACGACCCGAAGGCGGCCGACAAGTTCAAGGAAATCGCCGAGGCGGCGGCGGTACTGGGCGACCCCGAGCGGCGCGCCCAGTACGACCGCTTCGGTCACGCCGGGCCCGAGGGGCAGGGCTTTAACTTTGAGGATATTTTCCGCGGCGGCTTCGGTGGTTTCGGCGGGTTCGGGGACATTTTCGAGATGTTCTTCGGCGGGGGGCAGTCGCGATACGGTCCCCAAAGGGGACAGGATTTACGCTACGACCTGCGTTTGACTTTCCGGGAGGCGGTTTTCGGTATCGAGCGCGAGATCAAGATCCCCCGCACCGAAACCTGCGAGCGTTGCGACGGTACCGGGGCCGCTCCGGGCACCCACCCCGAAACCTGCCCGCTGTGCCGGGGGCGCGGCCAAGTCAGTATTACCCAGCAGACGCCGTTCGGGCGTTTCGTGCAGACCCGGCCCTGTGAACGCTGCCGGGGGGCGGGGCGGATCGTCGCCACCCCTTGTCCGGAATGCCGGGGTGCCGGCCAGGTGCGGAAAATGCGCTCGCTGAAAGTGAAAGTGCCGGCCGGGGTGGACGATGATTTCCGCCTGCGCCTGGTCGGGGAGGGCGAGGCCGGGGTGCGCGGCGGCCCGCCGGGGGATCTCTATGTGTACATCAGCGTTGAACCCGACGGGTTTTTCGAGCGTGAGGGTCACCAGATACACTGCGAACTGCCGATATCCTTTGTGCAGGCCGCCCTGGGCGACGAGGTGGAAGTGCCCACCCTGGACGGGCCGACCACGATCCGCATTCCGGAAGGCACGCAAACCGGTACCACCTTCCGGCTTCGGAACCGTGGCGTTCCCCACCTGAACGGGGGCGGCCGGGGGGACCAGATGGTCCGGGTCCGGGTGATCACGCCGACCAAGCTGAACGAAAAGCAAAAGGACATCCTGCGCGAGTTCGGCCGGGAGGCGGGCAACAGACTGCATGCCGAAGAGAAAGGTTTCTTCAAGAAACTGAAAGACGCCTTCATGGGCTAA
- a CDS encoding HD family phosphohydrolase has translation MGLRDLVAHAGRGLPSVFRSQKVRRAGAALFFLLFLTLIVCVDFFPQRVRLQVGQASPSTIKAPETITFEDRVKTEEARQRAAQMVARQYDFDPQVTVAVREEITEVMSGVRHAQQDENKNTQEKVEALKQVIPFALPADILNTLAEGDPATTAAVEKELTLMVTRAMESGQGVAEENLADTKRLLNEGIRDAGWSRSYELLAQNLVNTLLRPNAFYNALRTEQLRQAAMDQVVPIQFTLLQGQKIIGEGEIVTSEHLVKLQAAGVLQPPVPFKTILGTMLLVVLLMGAVLFYIRREHPEIYGNVGYLYMLGIIVLTVMGIGKVLVATQVTQWPEFGSLMGYGVPVAAVGMLVAILLDFRLALIMVAVLAALVGVMTGNDLRFALVGLLGGMAGVFSVSKLSQRTDLARAGVYVAVANIVAILMVGLVTDTSWGLLLMSGLILGTANGLMSSVLANGALPFLESSFRITSAVKLLELANPSQPLLKRLLLDAPGTYHHSILVGNLAEAGAEAVGADTILVRVGAYYHDIGKIRRPYFFIENQLTTENPHDKITPGLSTLVLNAHVKDGVEFAREYKLPQEIVDIIEQHHGTSLITFFYHKALQQDEKNLVREEDFRYEGPKPQTREAAIIMLADTVEAAVRSVPNPTPGQIEGLIRKVIKDKLADGQLDQCNLNFRDLELIATAFGRVFTGIYHHRIEYPDSKEIERRRAGNDRRNKQLTGHSSG, from the coding sequence GTGGGTCTGCGTGACCTGGTGGCACATGCCGGGCGCGGCTTGCCGTCCGTTTTCCGCAGTCAGAAGGTCCGCCGGGCGGGTGCGGCCCTGTTTTTCCTGTTGTTTTTGACTCTGATCGTCTGTGTCGATTTCTTCCCGCAGCGGGTGCGCCTGCAGGTGGGACAGGCTTCCCCGAGCACCATCAAGGCTCCGGAAACCATTACCTTCGAAGACCGGGTCAAAACCGAGGAGGCCCGGCAGCGGGCGGCCCAGATGGTGGCCCGGCAGTATGATTTTGACCCGCAGGTCACCGTGGCCGTGCGGGAGGAAATAACGGAAGTCATGTCCGGAGTCAGGCACGCGCAGCAGGACGAGAACAAGAACACCCAGGAGAAGGTCGAGGCGCTGAAACAGGTTATCCCGTTCGCCCTGCCCGCCGATATACTCAACACCCTGGCCGAGGGGGACCCGGCGACCACCGCCGCGGTGGAAAAGGAACTGACCCTTATGGTCACCCGAGCAATGGAAAGCGGCCAGGGAGTGGCCGAGGAGAACCTGGCGGACACCAAGCGGTTGCTGAACGAGGGTATTCGCGACGCCGGCTGGAGCCGGTCGTACGAGTTGCTGGCCCAAAACCTGGTCAATACCCTGCTGCGGCCGAACGCCTTCTACAACGCGTTGCGTACCGAACAACTGCGGCAGGCGGCCATGGACCAGGTGGTGCCCATCCAGTTTACCCTGCTGCAGGGCCAGAAAATTATCGGCGAAGGGGAGATCGTCACCTCCGAGCACCTGGTGAAACTCCAGGCCGCCGGGGTGCTGCAGCCCCCCGTGCCCTTCAAAACTATTCTGGGCACGATGCTCCTGGTGGTGCTCCTGATGGGGGCCGTGCTGTTCTATATCCGGCGCGAGCACCCGGAAATATACGGGAATGTCGGTTACCTTTACATGTTGGGGATCATCGTCCTGACTGTAATGGGGATCGGCAAGGTGCTGGTAGCCACCCAGGTCACGCAGTGGCCCGAGTTCGGCAGTCTGATGGGCTACGGGGTGCCGGTGGCGGCCGTGGGTATGCTGGTGGCGATCCTGCTGGACTTCCGCCTGGCGCTGATCATGGTGGCCGTCCTGGCGGCCCTGGTGGGGGTCATGACGGGGAACGATCTACGCTTCGCCCTAGTCGGGCTCCTGGGCGGGATGGCCGGGGTGTTCAGCGTGTCCAAACTCAGCCAGCGCACCGATCTGGCCCGGGCCGGGGTGTACGTTGCGGTGGCGAACATCGTGGCTATTTTGATGGTCGGCCTGGTGACCGATACGTCCTGGGGCCTTTTGTTGATGTCCGGCCTGATCCTGGGCACGGCCAACGGCCTGATGTCCTCGGTGTTGGCGAACGGGGCGCTGCCCTTCCTGGAGAGTTCCTTCCGGATCACCAGCGCGGTTAAACTCCTGGAGTTGGCCAACCCCAGCCAGCCCCTGTTGAAGCGGCTCCTGCTGGACGCTCCCGGGACCTATCACCACAGCATCCTGGTGGGAAACCTGGCGGAGGCCGGGGCGGAAGCGGTGGGTGCGGACACGATCCTGGTCAGGGTGGGCGCCTACTACCACGATATTGGCAAAATCAGGCGCCCCTATTTCTTTATCGAGAACCAACTGACGACGGAAAACCCGCACGATAAGATTACACCGGGGTTGTCCACTCTGGTCCTGAACGCGCACGTCAAGGACGGTGTGGAGTTCGCCCGGGAATACAAGCTGCCCCAGGAGATCGTGGACATCATTGAACAGCATCACGGGACGAGCCTCATCACTTTCTTCTACCACAAGGCGCTGCAACAGGATGAAAAAAACCTGGTGCGGGAAGAGGACTTCCGCTACGAGGGTCCCAAACCCCAGACCAGGGAAGCGGCGATTATCATGCTGGCCGACACGGTGGAGGCTGCGGTACGGTCGGTTCCCAACCCGACGCCGGGCCAGATCGAGGGTCTGATCCGCAAGGTGATCAAGGACAAGCTGGCCGACGGTCAGTTGGACCAGTGCAACCTGAACTTCCGGGACCTGGAACTGATCGCGACCGCCTTCGGCCGGGTGTTCACCGGTATTTATCATCACCGGATTGAGTATCCTGACAGTAAGGAGATCGAGAGGAGACGGGCGGGAAATGACCGTCGTAATAAACAACTTACAGGACACAGTTCCGGTTGA